Below is a window of Janthinobacterium lividum DNA.
TTGCTGGCGAGCGCCAGCAACAGCGTGCTGGCGGCCGGCGCTGATCTGGGCCAGGCAGTCAAGCAGCCCACCAACTGGACGGCGATCACCATGTTCGCCGCCTTCGTCATCTTCACCCTGTTCGTCACCAAATGGGCGGCCGCGAAGACCAAGTCGGCCTCCGATTTCTACACGGCCGGCGGCGGCATCACGGGCTTCCAGAATGGCCTGGCCATTGCGGGCGACTATATGTCGGCCGCCTCCTTCCTCGGCATTTCCGCCGCCGTCTTCCTGAATGGCTACGATGGCCTGATCTATGCCATCGGCTTTCTCGTTGGCTGGCCCGTCATCACCTTCCTGATGGCCGAGCGCCTGCGCAACCTGGGCCGCTATACTTTTGCCGATGTGGCCGCCTATCGCTTCAAGCAGGCGCCGATCCGCATTTTCTCGGCTTCCGGCACCCTCGTCGTGGTGGCGTTCTACCTGATTGCGCAGATGGTGGGCGCGGGCCAGCTGATCAAGCTGCTGTTCGGCCTCGAGTACTGGATCGCCGTCGTCCTGGTCGGTACACTGATGATGATCTACGTGCTGTTTGGCGGCATGACGGCCACCACCTGGGTGCAGATCATCAAGGCCGTGATGTTGCTGGGCGGCGCCACCTTCATGGCCGTGGCCGTGCTGGCACAATTCAATTTCAGCCCGGAAGCGCTGTTCGCCAAGTCGGTAGACGTGCACGCCGCCAAGGAAGCCATCATGGCCCCCGGTTCCTTCATCAAGGACCCGATCTCGGCCATCTCGTTTGGCATGGCGCTGATGTTCGGTACGGCTGGCTTGCCGCACATTCTGATGCGTTTCTTCACGGTGCCGAGCGCCAAGGAAGCGCGTAAATCCGTGTTCTGGGCCACCACCTGGATCGCCTACTTCTACATCCTGACCTTCATCATCGGCTTTGGCGCCATCGTGCTGGTGAGCACCAATCCCGAGTTCAAGGATGCTGCAGGCAAGTTGCTGGGCGGTAATAACATGGCGGCCGTGCATCTGGCCAAGGCCGTGGGCGGTAATGTCTTCCTCGGTTTCATGTCGGCTGTCGCGTTTGCCACCATCCTGGCCGTCGTGGCGGGTTTGACCCTGTCGGGCGCGTCGGCCGTGTCGCACGATCTGTATGCTACCGTCATCAAGAAGGGCAAGGCCACGGGCGCCAACGAATTGAAAGTGTCGCGCGTGACGACGATCGTGCTGGGCATTATTGCCGTGGTGCTGGGTATCGCCTTTGAAAAGCAGAACATCGCATTCATGGTCTCGCTGGCCTTCGCCATCGCCGCTTCGGCCAACTTCCCCGTGCTGTTCATGTCGGTGCTGTGGAAGGATTGCACCACGCGGGGCGCCACCATCGGCGGCTTCCTGGGCTTGACCACGGCTGTCGCGCTGACGGTAGTGTCGAAGTCCGTGTGGGTCGACGTGCTCGGTCATCCGGAGGCGCTGTTCCCGTATGCTTCGCCGGCGCTGTTCTCGATGACGGCCGGGTTCGTTGGTATCTGGCTGTTCTCGGTGCTCGACAAGAGCCCCCGCGCGCGCATCGACCGCGCCGGCTACGAAGCGCAGCAAATGCGTTCGGAGACGGGCATCGGCGCCTCTGGTGCCAGCGCGCATTGACGGATTAGTTCGTTACTGAAGGAAACAATGCCCGGTTCGCCGGGCATTGTCGTTTTTAGCGCACGGTGTAACGCGCTTACTTGGCCAGGTGCAGGGGAATCACGCCCGCCGCCAGCGCGGGCACATTGCCTGCGGGCTCAAGGATGGCTGCCAGGGTCACCGTGTCGAGCACGGCCAGGAAGGCGCCTGTGGCCTGGCCCAGCTTGGCTTTCAGCAGGCAATCCGGCGTCAGCGGGCAAGTATTGTGTTCCTTGTTAAAACACTCCGCCATGAAAAAATCGTTCTCCGTTTCGCGCACCACCGTACCGATATTGATCTCGGCCGGGTCGCGCGCCAGGCGCAGGCCGCCGTTGCGTCCACGCACCGTTTCCACGATGCCTGACAGGCCCAGCTGGTGCACCACCTTCATCAGGTGATTCTTCGAAATGGTATGCAGGTCGGCGATGTCCTGGATGGTCACGAGCCGGTCGCGGTGCACGCCCAGGTACATCAGGGTGCGCAGGGTGTAGTCGGTATAGGCAGTCAGTCGCATGGGGTATCGTTTCTAAAGATGTGGATTACATCCTTGTTTCAGCCGCCAGCATACAGCAGAGCGCCTGGCCATGTGTGTTGTGCCGTCACTTTTCAGCCTCGAAAGACAAAAGTTGGTTGCCTTTCGCTTAAATGCGTAGTAAATTTTCATATTGTTGCCCTGGCAAACAGCTCGCAAGCCCTTTGTGGCCCTTTTGGCGTGGATTTTATTGATGAAAATCAAGAGGATGGTGAGACAATAAGGTAAATTTACTACAAAATGGATGATGGGCGTTTCCCGGGCCGGGAAGCGCGTACTACGCAATCTGTGCGGTGCCGCCGTGGCCGCCCCAGGAAATGAATA
It encodes the following:
- a CDS encoding Rrf2 family transcriptional regulator, with protein sequence MRLTAYTDYTLRTLMYLGVHRDRLVTIQDIADLHTISKNHLMKVVHQLGLSGIVETVRGRNGGLRLARDPAEINIGTVVRETENDFFMAECFNKEHNTCPLTPDCLLKAKLGQATGAFLAVLDTVTLAAILEPAGNVPALAAGVIPLHLAK
- a CDS encoding cation acetate symporter, which codes for MNRSPSTQRKFSCLAALTLLASASNSVLAAGADLGQAVKQPTNWTAITMFAAFVIFTLFVTKWAAAKTKSASDFYTAGGGITGFQNGLAIAGDYMSAASFLGISAAVFLNGYDGLIYAIGFLVGWPVITFLMAERLRNLGRYTFADVAAYRFKQAPIRIFSASGTLVVVAFYLIAQMVGAGQLIKLLFGLEYWIAVVLVGTLMMIYVLFGGMTATTWVQIIKAVMLLGGATFMAVAVLAQFNFSPEALFAKSVDVHAAKEAIMAPGSFIKDPISAISFGMALMFGTAGLPHILMRFFTVPSAKEARKSVFWATTWIAYFYILTFIIGFGAIVLVSTNPEFKDAAGKLLGGNNMAAVHLAKAVGGNVFLGFMSAVAFATILAVVAGLTLSGASAVSHDLYATVIKKGKATGANELKVSRVTTIVLGIIAVVLGIAFEKQNIAFMVSLAFAIAASANFPVLFMSVLWKDCTTRGATIGGFLGLTTAVALTVVSKSVWVDVLGHPEALFPYASPALFSMTAGFVGIWLFSVLDKSPRARIDRAGYEAQQMRSETGIGASGASAH